The proteins below are encoded in one region of Belonocnema kinseyi isolate 2016_QV_RU_SX_M_011 chromosome 1, B_treatae_v1, whole genome shotgun sequence:
- the LOC117171186 gene encoding uncharacterized protein LOC117171186 has protein sequence MLLYYLVPALVVILNSIELSLQGITQSRQHFSSIELLPLHYYEEDRRLPLGSKIVEKFSFPRGYLSKDKHGNFYRILPTTLYREAVADAENQIVGYLDFNQELWGIYDNTPRGHFRVKIDKQLKTKKDMDKQEIEIFPEHEIYDISGITRIRKKFVL, from the exons atgttgctttattATCTGGTCCCCGCATTGGTCGTtattctcaattctattg aattaagtttacaAGGCATCACACAGTCtcgtcaacatttttcttctatcGAACTTCTTCCTTTGCATTACTATGAAGAAGATCGTCGACTACCTCTTGGgtcaaaaatagtagaaaagttCTCATTTCCTCGCGGCTATCTGTCGAAAGACAAACATGgtaatttttacagaatattaccAACTACATTATATCGTGAAGCTGTAGCAGATGCCGAAAATCAGATCGTGGGATATTTGGATTTCAATCAAGAGCTTTGGGGAATATATGACAATACTCCTCGCGGCCACTTCCGCGTTAAAATAGACAAGCAACTCAAAACAAAGAAGGACATGGACAAgcaagaaatagaaatttttcctGAACATGAAATATATGATATATCTGGTATAACACgcatacgaaaaaaatttgtcctGTAA